One genomic window of Trichlorobacter lovleyi includes the following:
- a CDS encoding sigma-54-dependent transcriptional regulator has product MSKLILVVDDEESIRISLGGILEDEGYQALPAENGADALDLIREEVPDLVLLDIWMPGMDGIQTLEQIRNLFPDLTVVMMSGHGTIETAVKATRMGAFDFIEKPFSLDKVLITIANALNFKELRKENEALRLSALKEHEMVGASAGVELLRGLVQRIAPASTPVLIRGEEGVGKELVARAIHHYSTRRDKPFVAINCMAVPEPLLADELFGHERGAYVGANSQKRGRIDLADGGTIFLDEVHELSLKAQGEVLRILTEHSFERCGGSRPVRVDVRVVAATSRSLERAVQDGLFREDLYQLLQVVPLELAPLRERCEDIPLLVKHFVRLFHRREGWEPKTFDDSALACLQSYDWPGNIRELKNIVERILIMAAGPVITADDLPALMPGGNCKASPRLQEPPDVGEAAVGSLRSARERFERDFILQTLLQSAWNLDKAAALLEMERTVLQRKLLQYGLTPEGER; this is encoded by the coding sequence ATGTCGAAGTTGATCCTGGTTGTTGATGATGAAGAGAGCATCAGGATTTCGTTGGGAGGGATCCTTGAAGATGAAGGCTATCAGGCTTTACCTGCTGAGAATGGTGCCGATGCCCTCGACCTGATTCGTGAGGAGGTTCCGGATCTGGTGTTGCTTGATATCTGGATGCCCGGCATGGACGGCATTCAGACCTTGGAACAGATCAGAAATCTTTTTCCTGATCTGACCGTGGTTATGATGTCGGGTCACGGCACCATTGAAACAGCAGTCAAGGCCACCAGGATGGGGGCTTTTGATTTTATAGAAAAGCCATTTTCCCTGGACAAGGTGCTGATTACCATCGCCAATGCCCTCAATTTCAAGGAGCTGCGCAAGGAAAATGAGGCGTTACGCCTGTCTGCCCTGAAGGAACATGAGATGGTCGGGGCGTCTGCTGGGGTCGAGCTTTTAAGAGGCCTGGTACAGCGTATTGCACCTGCATCAACGCCGGTTCTGATCCGTGGAGAGGAAGGAGTGGGCAAGGAGCTCGTGGCCCGCGCCATCCATCATTACAGCACGCGTCGTGATAAACCCTTTGTGGCCATTAACTGTATGGCTGTTCCTGAACCGTTGCTTGCCGATGAACTATTCGGCCATGAGCGGGGAGCCTATGTTGGCGCAAACAGCCAGAAGCGTGGACGTATTGATCTGGCAGATGGTGGTACCATTTTCCTCGACGAAGTGCATGAGTTGTCATTAAAGGCGCAAGGAGAAGTACTGCGAATACTTACCGAACATAGTTTTGAGCGGTGTGGTGGATCACGTCCAGTCCGGGTTGATGTCCGGGTAGTCGCTGCAACCTCACGTTCACTGGAACGGGCCGTTCAGGACGGACTGTTCCGTGAGGACCTCTATCAGCTTTTGCAGGTGGTGCCTCTTGAATTGGCTCCACTCAGGGAGCGTTGTGAAGATATTCCGTTGCTGGTCAAGCATTTTGTGCGCTTGTTTCATCGTCGTGAGGGCTGGGAACCCAAGACCTTTGATGATTCTGCCCTTGCCTGCCTGCAGAGCTACGACTGGCCGGGGAATATTCGTGAATTGAAAAACATCGTTGAGCGGATATTGATTATGGCAGCAGGGCCTGTGATTACGGCGGATGATTTACCTGCACTGATGCCGGGAGGCAACTGCAAGGCATCGCCACGGCTGCAGGAACCTCCTGATGTGGGAGAGGCCGCCGTTGGGTCGTTACGTTCCGCCCGTGAACGCTTTGAACGGGATTTTATCCTGCAGACCTTGCTTCAATCTGCCTGGAATCTCGACAAGGCTGCTGCATTGCTGGAGATGGAGCGGACGGTACTGCAGCGCAAGCTGCTCCAGTATGGTCTTACACCGGAAGGCGAACGATAA
- the rplQ gene encoding 50S ribosomal protein L17, translating into MRHNNSGRRLGRTTSHRIAMFRNMVTSLLNHERIVTTDAKAKEIRSVAEKMITLGKRGDLHAHRQAAAYIREKSVVTKLFSTIAPRYKDRAGGYTRIIKLGQRLGDAASLSVIELVEEATPQQS; encoded by the coding sequence ATGCGTCATAATAACTCAGGTAGAAGACTTGGCCGTACAACCAGTCATCGTATTGCCATGTTTCGAAATATGGTAACTTCACTCCTTAACCACGAGCGCATTGTTACCACAGATGCCAAGGCTAAGGAAATTCGTTCCGTTGCTGAAAAAATGATTACCCTTGGCAAGCGCGGTGACCTGCATGCACATCGTCAGGCTGCTGCCTATATCCGCGAAAAATCTGTCGTCACCAAGCTGTTCAGCACGATAGCACCGCGTTATAAGGATCGCGCTGGCGGGTATACCCGTATTATCAAGCTTGGTCAACGACTTGGTGATGCTGCATCCCTTTCGGTAATTGAATTGGTTGAAGAAGCTACACCGCAACAATCCTAA
- a CDS encoding M24 family metallopeptidase produces the protein MRLTPATELEYRCKRLQDLMQASDLDAVLIVQNADLYYFTGTVQNGCLYVPASGQPLYLVRRDQARARMESGLKEVLSFSAPRDIPAIISSYGYPEPQRIGLEFDVLPVVFLERYRKVWPNVAFSDATPLIRQVRMIKSHYEIHLMQDAADQVHKIYERAKEVITAGMTDIELAAELEYTARKHGHLGLIRMRVFNGEMFFGHTFSGTDSAVPAYTDTPFGGLGASPCFGQGAGHKPIGPNEPIIMDFAGSIDGYLVDQTRIFSIGPLSARLTQGFEDMLKVQELMKEIAVPGISWGEIYDRCHGLAMELGYADSFMGAPSSQVSFIGHGLGIEIDEYPFIAKGFKDQVMEIGMAWAFEPKVVFPGEGAVGIENTFYLSNDGLKQLTRSDDALVIL, from the coding sequence ATGCGACTGACACCAGCCACGGAACTTGAATACCGCTGCAAGAGGCTGCAGGACCTGATGCAGGCATCTGACCTTGATGCCGTGCTGATCGTGCAGAATGCCGACCTCTATTACTTTACCGGCACCGTACAGAACGGCTGTCTCTATGTTCCCGCCAGCGGCCAGCCACTCTACCTGGTTCGCCGGGATCAGGCCCGGGCACGGATGGAATCAGGGTTGAAAGAGGTCCTGTCGTTCTCTGCCCCGAGGGATATACCAGCCATAATCAGTAGCTATGGGTACCCGGAACCCCAAAGGATCGGACTTGAATTTGACGTGCTGCCGGTTGTCTTTCTGGAACGTTACCGCAAGGTCTGGCCCAATGTTGCTTTCAGCGATGCCACCCCGCTGATCCGTCAGGTACGGATGATCAAGAGCCACTATGAGATCCATCTGATGCAGGATGCAGCAGACCAGGTACACAAGATCTATGAGCGGGCCAAAGAAGTCATCACGGCCGGAATGACTGATATCGAACTGGCGGCTGAACTGGAATACACCGCACGGAAACATGGCCATCTGGGGCTGATCAGGATGCGGGTCTTCAATGGCGAAATGTTTTTCGGTCATACCTTCTCAGGCACTGACAGCGCTGTCCCGGCCTACACCGACACCCCCTTCGGCGGCCTGGGAGCCTCTCCCTGTTTTGGTCAGGGAGCCGGTCACAAACCGATCGGCCCCAATGAGCCGATTATCATGGACTTTGCTGGCAGCATTGACGGCTACCTGGTGGATCAGACCCGCATCTTCAGTATCGGCCCTTTGTCTGCCCGGCTTACGCAAGGTTTTGAAGATATGCTGAAGGTGCAGGAACTTATGAAAGAGATTGCAGTGCCCGGCATCAGTTGGGGCGAAATCTACGACCGCTGCCATGGGCTTGCCATGGAGCTGGGCTATGCCGACAGTTTCATGGGAGCTCCCAGCTCACAGGTTTCTTTCATCGGTCATGGCCTGGGTATTGAAATTGATGAGTACCCGTTTATTGCTAAAGGTTTCAAGGATCAGGTCATGGAAATTGGCATGGCCTGGGCCTTTGAACCCAAGGTGGTCTTCCCCGGCGAAGGGGCCGTCGGCATTGAAAACACCTTCTACCTCAGCAACGATGGACTGAAGCAGCTGACCAGATCTGACGACGCACTAGTAATTTTATAA
- a CDS encoding citrate (Si)-synthase, translating into MALKETLKQKIEEHRPRTTRLVKEFGKVKIDEVTIDQCIGGARDIRSLVTDISYLDPQEGIRFRGKTIPETFAALPKAPGSNYPTVESFWYMLLTGEVPTEAQVAEVVAEWKTRQEVPQYVFDVLRALPRDSHPMVMLSVAMLTLQKDSKFAGFYNSGKFNKMTAWEYVYEDASDIVARIPIIAAFIYNLKYRGDKQIAIDPSLDMGANFAHMIGQKEEYKDVARMYFILHSDHESGNVSAHTTHLVHSALSDPYYAYSAGLNGLAGPLHGLANQEVLDWTLKFQEKYCKDVEPTEELIKAALWDTLNAGQVIPGYGHAVLRKTDPRYTSQREFCLNTPGLNEYPLFKVIAKIFEVAPGVLTEHGKTKNPWPNVDAQSGVIQMYYGLTEYDFYTVLFGVGRALGCMANITWDRGLGYALERPKSVTTAMLEKWAEAGGRN; encoded by the coding sequence ATGGCTCTGAAGGAAACTTTGAAGCAGAAAATCGAAGAGCATCGTCCCCGCACCACCCGTCTGGTAAAAGAATTCGGCAAGGTGAAGATTGATGAAGTAACTATCGATCAGTGCATCGGCGGCGCCCGCGACATCCGCAGCCTGGTAACCGACATTTCCTACCTGGACCCCCAGGAAGGCATCCGCTTCCGTGGCAAGACTATTCCTGAGACCTTTGCGGCCCTTCCTAAGGCACCGGGTTCAAACTACCCGACCGTTGAGTCTTTCTGGTATATGCTGCTTACCGGTGAGGTTCCGACCGAGGCACAGGTAGCAGAAGTTGTTGCCGAGTGGAAGACCCGTCAGGAAGTTCCTCAGTACGTATTTGATGTACTTCGCGCTCTGCCACGTGACAGCCACCCAATGGTCATGCTGTCCGTTGCCATGCTGACCCTGCAGAAGGACTCCAAGTTTGCCGGTTTCTACAACTCAGGCAAATTCAACAAGATGACAGCTTGGGAATATGTGTACGAAGACGCCAGCGATATCGTTGCCCGTATCCCGATTATTGCTGCCTTCATCTACAACCTGAAGTATCGTGGTGATAAGCAGATCGCTATCGACCCGAGCCTGGATATGGGCGCCAACTTTGCCCACATGATCGGCCAGAAAGAGGAGTACAAGGACGTTGCACGTATGTACTTCATCCTGCACTCCGACCATGAGTCCGGCAACGTATCTGCCCACACCACTCACCTGGTACACTCCGCCCTGTCCGATCCGTACTATGCCTACTCCGCTGGCCTGAACGGCCTGGCTGGCCCGCTGCACGGCCTGGCAAACCAGGAAGTTCTGGACTGGACCCTGAAATTCCAGGAGAAGTACTGCAAGGATGTAGAGCCAACTGAAGAGCTGATCAAAGCAGCTCTGTGGGATACCCTCAACGCTGGCCAGGTAATCCCCGGCTACGGTCACGCTGTTCTGCGTAAGACCGACCCACGTTATACCTCACAGCGTGAGTTCTGCCTCAACACCCCGGGCCTCAACGAGTACCCGCTGTTCAAAGTTATCGCCAAGATCTTTGAAGTTGCTCCTGGCGTTCTGACAGAGCACGGCAAGACCAAGAACCCATGGCCTAACGTTGATGCACAGTCCGGCGTTATCCAGATGTACTACGGTCTGACCGAGTACGATTTCTACACCGTACTGTTCGGTGTAGGCCGCGCACTGGGCTGCATGGCTAACATCACTTGGGACCGTGGTCTGGGCTATGCCCTTGAGCGTCCGAAGTCTGTTACCACCGCAATGCTGGAGAAGTGGGCTGAGGCTGGCGGCCGTAACTAA
- a CDS encoding YaaR family protein: MKISDKSSVKDLRKGHQTMASPPQKSGLFSLFSSELQAKQLEANQHEQTISDLRIALDTAGETLEKEPTIQNFKRFRELLSKLAKQVTNEAYRLEKIGGTPMNPRYYEIITVIDKEADKLYELVVKEQKDRMSITASVIGIKGLVVDLVT; the protein is encoded by the coding sequence ATGAAAATCTCTGATAAAAGCAGCGTGAAAGACTTACGCAAGGGGCACCAGACCATGGCATCCCCGCCGCAAAAATCCGGCCTTTTTTCACTCTTTTCGTCCGAGCTACAGGCGAAACAACTTGAGGCGAACCAACATGAGCAGACCATCAGCGATCTTCGAATTGCACTTGATACGGCGGGTGAGACGCTTGAGAAAGAACCCACCATTCAGAACTTCAAGCGTTTTCGTGAACTTTTAAGTAAACTCGCGAAGCAGGTGACAAACGAAGCCTACCGATTGGAAAAAATCGGGGGGACCCCCATGAACCCTAGATACTATGAAATAATCACAGTGATTGATAAAGAGGCGGATAAGCTATATGAACTTGTCGTAAAGGAGCAGAAGGACAGAATGTCTATTACAGCATCAGTAATAGGCATTAAAGGACTGGTAGTTGATCTGGTTACTTAG
- a CDS encoding 50S ribosomal protein L11 methyltransferase — protein sequence MSGRIFTSFSIGLFTIIPAGDPTPNPCGLPIVLGKKGAFGSGEHETTASCLELLPAISGIKGSRVLDLGSGTGILALAAARLGAAAVLAVDLEEAAAVSCQENVVLNDLESQVVTVCGELSAVGEQSFDLILANIYADILLPLADQLVGMTSPGGQLLLSGIPLQDKFDIVQRYTRLGCSVVDSRIGEEFATYLFVRS from the coding sequence ATGTCAGGACGAATCTTTACCTCATTTTCAATTGGCCTCTTTACCATTATTCCGGCTGGTGATCCAACTCCAAATCCGTGCGGCCTGCCGATTGTGCTGGGGAAAAAAGGGGCCTTTGGCTCTGGTGAACATGAAACCACTGCCTCCTGCCTTGAGCTTCTACCTGCTATTTCCGGCATCAAAGGCAGCCGTGTGCTGGATTTGGGCAGTGGTACCGGTATCCTTGCCCTGGCTGCGGCACGGCTGGGCGCTGCGGCAGTGTTGGCAGTTGATCTGGAAGAGGCGGCAGCGGTTTCCTGTCAGGAAAATGTGGTGTTAAACGATCTGGAATCTCAGGTTGTTACCGTCTGCGGTGAGCTGTCTGCGGTGGGTGAACAGTCTTTTGATCTGATATTGGCTAACATCTATGCCGATATCCTGTTGCCGCTGGCTGATCAACTGGTGGGGATGACCAGCCCCGGTGGGCAGCTGCTGCTATCAGGCATCCCGCTGCAGGATAAATTTGATATAGTACAACGCTACACCCGGTTGGGATGTAGCGTTGTTGACAGCAGGATAGGGGAGGAGTTCGCCACCTATCTGTTTGTAAGGTCGTAG
- a CDS encoding sensor histidine kinase: MLTVVERKKRVREALVIVLAILLIVLLTGVEIRLTQISSKAPLSSNVVIFGMINVIVLLVVLLVYLISRNIVKLLIESRASVLATRLRTKLVISFVGLSLVPTMLLFFASASFITNSIQNWFNVQVETSLSESLEVAQTYYKTSASNALFYARRLSETIKRERLLNDDSLPRMKSVVRDKQKEYNLGIVEVFSSQREELIRASNPDVPLGDLTSPNSEDINQALAGRELTKVNSVGKADLIRGIVPIYSTYNDRDVVGVVVVNYYVSHSLVSKMREISSAYQEFRRLKILKNPITTGYLLVLFLIASVIVFLSFWIGIYLANSMTKPIQSLVEGTRAVAEGDLEVVIDAEGPDEIGMLVRSFNTMILDLRTQRQVLSSTNEELKHINQEIESRRRYMEIVLRNVAAGVISVDREGLITTINTSAERLLHINIAHVLGRNFREVMREAHLEIVRDALRDMALTRHDTISRQITLEMRGERRVLQMNLTMLRDEQGEFLGSVLVLDDLTQMVKGQRMAAWREVARRIAHEIKNPLTPIQLSAQRLRKRYLERFSGDEDGRVFDECTSMISKAVDELKILVNEFSNFARMPAVQPTENNLNDLVRETLTLYQEAHREVRFQFAPDLHLPAIKIDRDQIKRVLINLLENAVAAMANKGTVAISTTYDPELKMVSCCVADDGPGMSAEVKSRLFEPYFSTKKGGTGLGLAIVTSIVSDHNGFVRVRDNSPHGACFVVELPAT, from the coding sequence GTGCTTACTGTTGTTGAACGAAAAAAAAGGGTCAGAGAGGCTCTGGTCATTGTTCTGGCCATTTTGCTGATTGTCTTGTTGACCGGTGTGGAAATACGTTTAACACAAATCAGTTCCAAGGCCCCCTTGTCAAGTAACGTGGTTATCTTTGGCATGATCAATGTCATAGTCTTACTCGTTGTCCTGCTTGTGTATCTCATAAGCCGAAATATTGTAAAGCTGTTAATTGAAAGCCGTGCCAGCGTTTTGGCAACCCGTCTTCGAACCAAGCTTGTCATATCCTTCGTCGGTTTGTCTCTCGTCCCCACGATGCTGCTGTTTTTTGCCTCTGCCAGCTTTATAACCAACAGTATACAAAACTGGTTTAACGTTCAGGTCGAGACGTCATTAAGTGAGTCTTTGGAAGTGGCTCAGACCTATTACAAAACATCTGCCAGTAATGCCTTGTTTTATGCCCGGCGATTGAGCGAAACCATCAAACGTGAGCGACTGTTGAACGATGACAGCCTTCCCCGGATGAAATCGGTTGTCCGGGATAAGCAGAAAGAATACAACCTCGGCATTGTTGAGGTCTTCTCCTCTCAACGTGAAGAGCTGATCCGTGCCTCGAATCCCGATGTGCCGCTGGGTGATTTGACAAGCCCCAACTCCGAAGATATTAACCAGGCCTTGGCCGGCCGTGAACTTACCAAGGTCAATTCGGTTGGCAAGGCCGACCTCATTCGCGGGATTGTCCCGATATATTCAACCTACAATGATCGTGATGTGGTTGGTGTTGTTGTTGTTAATTACTACGTCTCACATTCTCTTGTCAGCAAGATGCGTGAGATATCTTCTGCATATCAAGAGTTTAGACGCCTCAAAATCCTCAAAAATCCTATTACCACAGGGTATCTCCTGGTCCTTTTTCTTATTGCCTCGGTGATTGTTTTTCTCTCCTTCTGGATCGGTATTTATCTGGCTAACAGCATGACAAAGCCGATTCAGTCACTGGTTGAGGGAACGCGAGCCGTAGCTGAAGGTGACCTTGAGGTTGTCATTGATGCAGAAGGCCCCGACGAGATAGGCATGTTGGTGCGCTCATTTAACACGATGATACTTGATTTGCGGACGCAGCGGCAGGTCCTGAGCAGCACGAACGAAGAACTCAAACATATTAACCAGGAGATTGAGTCACGCCGCCGCTATATGGAGATCGTGCTGCGCAATGTGGCAGCCGGGGTCATCTCTGTTGATCGAGAGGGGTTGATTACCACAATCAACACCTCTGCAGAGCGTTTGCTACACATTAATATTGCGCATGTTCTCGGGCGCAATTTCCGCGAAGTGATGCGCGAGGCTCATCTTGAAATAGTCAGGGACGCCTTGCGGGATATGGCTCTGACCCGTCATGATACCATCAGCAGACAGATAACCCTCGAAATGCGAGGTGAGCGCAGGGTGCTGCAGATGAACCTGACTATGTTGCGGGATGAACAGGGTGAGTTTCTTGGTTCCGTTCTGGTGCTGGATGACTTGACGCAGATGGTCAAGGGGCAGAGGATGGCAGCATGGCGCGAGGTGGCCCGCAGGATTGCCCATGAAATCAAGAATCCCCTGACACCGATCCAGCTCTCTGCACAGCGCCTGAGGAAGCGATATCTTGAGCGGTTTTCCGGTGATGAGGATGGCAGGGTTTTTGATGAATGTACCTCCATGATCAGCAAGGCTGTGGATGAACTTAAAATTCTGGTGAATGAGTTTTCAAATTTTGCCCGGATGCCGGCTGTTCAGCCAACAGAGAATAACTTGAATGATTTGGTGCGTGAAACCCTGACGCTGTATCAGGAAGCGCATCGTGAAGTTCGGTTCCAGTTTGCTCCAGATCTGCACCTGCCTGCGATTAAGATTGATAGAGATCAGATCAAGCGGGTCTTGATTAACCTGCTGGAGAATGCCGTTGCTGCAATGGCAAACAAAGGAACGGTAGCTATCAGCACCACCTATGACCCTGAACTTAAGATGGTTTCATGCTGTGTGGCCGATGATGGCCCCGGAATGAGTGCTGAAGTTAAATCGCGTCTGTTTGAACCATATTTTTCTACAAAAAAGGGTGGCACAGGATTGGGACTGGCAATTGTTACCAGTATTGTGTCGGATCACAATGGTTTTGTCAGGGTTCGTGACAACTCCCCTCACGGGGCCTGTTTTGTTGTCGAACTGCCGGCCACCTAG
- the scpB gene encoding methylmalonyl-CoA decarboxylase has protein sequence MSQILTTVDNQVATITLNHPETRNSLSCQMLEEILQAIESFSHDENVRVLVIRAPRGTKVWSSGFNIHELPVSGRDPLSYNDPLECLLRAVARFHSPVIAMIEGSVWGGACDLSFVCDIAIGCPTSSFAITPAKLGVPYNISGIMHFFNIVGPRIAREMFYTAEPISAERAVQVGILNHLVPVEELESFTYAMAGRIADNSPLANRVMKEQLRLLADAYPLRPETFEYVQGLRRMAYDSKDYEEGKRAFLERRKPVFSGK, from the coding sequence ATGTCACAGATACTGACGACAGTTGATAATCAGGTTGCCACTATCACGCTTAATCATCCGGAAACACGAAACAGTCTCAGTTGCCAGATGCTGGAGGAAATACTTCAGGCTATTGAGTCGTTTTCACATGACGAAAACGTTCGGGTTCTGGTGATTCGTGCGCCCCGGGGGACGAAGGTGTGGTCGTCAGGTTTTAATATCCATGAGTTGCCGGTGTCTGGTCGAGACCCCCTGTCATACAATGACCCGCTGGAGTGTCTGCTGCGGGCTGTGGCGCGTTTCCACTCGCCGGTGATTGCCATGATTGAAGGGTCTGTCTGGGGAGGTGCCTGCGACCTTTCCTTTGTTTGTGATATTGCCATCGGTTGCCCGACTTCATCCTTTGCAATTACCCCTGCAAAGTTAGGGGTGCCCTATAATATTTCAGGCATCATGCACTTTTTTAATATTGTCGGCCCTCGGATAGCCCGTGAGATGTTTTATACGGCTGAACCTATCTCTGCTGAACGGGCGGTGCAGGTCGGTATCCTGAATCACTTGGTACCTGTTGAAGAGCTTGAGTCGTTTACCTATGCCATGGCAGGCAGGATCGCGGACAACTCGCCTTTGGCTAACCGTGTCATGAAGGAACAGCTGCGTTTGCTGGCCGATGCCTACCCCTTGCGCCCCGAGACCTTTGAATATGTACAGGGGTTGCGTCGTATGGCCTACGATAGTAAGGACTATGAAGAAGGGAAGCGTGCCTTTCTTGAACGGCGTAAGCCGGTTTTTAGCGGTAAGTAG
- a CDS encoding SPFH domain-containing protein, whose translation MALWDKLKAELIDIVQWLDDTNDTLIYRFPRYNNEIKNGAKLVVREGQAAVFINEGQIADVFKPGTYDLTTQNLPILATLKGWKYGFESPFKAEVYFVSTRQFTNLKWGTPGPCTMRDPEFGAVRVTAFGIYSIKIKDPAVFIREIAGTDGEFSTDEIQDNLKGKIGMRIKEVMPELQIPVIDLESKVFTMGEMLKERIAPAFEGLGIALTEVQVQDVGLPEEVERAIDKAGAMRAIGNMQMYTQYETANSINDAANNPGGLAAAGVGIGMGFGMGGQMGNAMGGAFTNMVQQPGITPGFSGTGQPAPQPPPMPGPPPLPQLNLYVALNGQQAGPFEAPALQQMVMAGQLTRETLVWKQGMASWAAAGTLSELAQVFGAVPPPMPPA comes from the coding sequence ATGGCACTATGGGACAAATTAAAAGCCGAACTGATTGATATTGTCCAATGGCTGGACGATACCAATGACACCCTGATTTACCGTTTTCCGCGCTATAATAACGAGATAAAGAACGGTGCCAAGCTGGTGGTCCGTGAAGGACAGGCAGCGGTCTTCATCAACGAAGGCCAGATTGCCGATGTCTTCAAACCGGGCACCTACGACCTGACCACCCAGAACCTGCCGATCCTGGCCACCCTCAAGGGCTGGAAGTACGGCTTTGAATCCCCCTTCAAGGCCGAGGTCTACTTTGTCTCAACCCGTCAGTTCACCAATCTCAAGTGGGGCACACCCGGCCCCTGCACCATGCGCGACCCTGAGTTCGGCGCGGTGCGGGTAACGGCCTTCGGCATCTATTCGATCAAGATCAAGGATCCGGCTGTATTCATTCGTGAGATCGCAGGAACCGATGGAGAATTCAGCACGGACGAAATTCAGGACAACCTGAAGGGCAAGATCGGCATGCGGATCAAAGAGGTGATGCCGGAGCTGCAGATTCCGGTCATTGACCTTGAGAGCAAGGTCTTTACCATGGGTGAGATGCTGAAGGAACGGATCGCACCGGCCTTTGAAGGGTTGGGGATCGCCCTGACCGAGGTGCAGGTGCAGGACGTGGGTCTGCCTGAAGAGGTGGAGCGGGCGATTGACAAGGCCGGTGCCATGCGGGCCATCGGTAACATGCAGATGTATACCCAGTACGAGACCGCCAACTCCATCAATGATGCCGCCAACAACCCCGGCGGGCTGGCTGCGGCCGGCGTGGGGATCGGCATGGGGTTTGGCATGGGCGGTCAGATGGGCAATGCCATGGGGGGTGCCTTTACCAATATGGTGCAGCAGCCCGGCATCACACCGGGATTCTCCGGTACCGGCCAACCGGCACCTCAGCCGCCACCAATGCCGGGGCCACCGCCTCTGCCCCAACTTAATCTGTATGTGGCCCTGAACGGGCAGCAGGCAGGGCCTTTTGAGGCACCGGCTCTGCAACAGATGGTTATGGCCGGTCAGCTGACCCGTGAAACCCTGGTCTGGAAACAGGGCATGGCAAGCTGGGCAGCAGCCGGCACCCTGTCTGAACTGGCCCAGGTCTTTGGTGCAGTCCCCCCCCCCATGCCTCCAGCGTAA